The Natrinema saccharevitans genome includes the window GCGCTGGACCTCGAGCCCGACTTTTTGGTCCACATGGTCCATCCCGAACCGGTCCACCTCGAGCGGCTCGCGGACAGCGAGATTCCGGTCGTCGTCTGCCCGCGATCGAACCTCGTCACGGACGTGGGACTCTCGCCCTACGCGGAACTCGACGAGCGGACGACGCTGGCGCTGGGGACGGACAACGTGATGCTCAACTCGCCGTCGATGTTCCGCGAGATGGAGTTCCTCGCGAAGCTGTCGGACCTGCCGGCCGCCGAGATCCTCCGGATGGCGACGGTCAACGGGGCCGAGATCGCCGACCTGGAGTACGGACTGGTCGAGCCCGGGCGGGAGGCCCGACTGCTGGTACTGGACGGTGACTCGGATAACCTCGCGGGCGCTCGCGATCCGGTCCGGGCCGTGGTCCGGCGGGCCGGCGTCGACGACGTGCGGGAGGTCCGCTACGGTGCGGACGCGACCGCGGACGGCGACGGCGATCGCTGAGTGATGGTCAGTCGAGCCGTTCGGATGTCGCCGCGTGTTCCGACGAGAGTTCGACGTACCGGTCGGCCGTCGCCTGCAGGTGGGCGTCCTCGATCTCGGTCTTCGGCTCCGCGGGGGTGCCGGCGACCAGCGTCGACTCGGGGATCTCGGTGCCCTCGGTGACGACGCTGCCGGCGGCGACGACCGATCCCTCGCCGACGTGGGCGTCGTCCAGGACGACCGCGTTCATGCCGACCAGCGCGCGCTCGGCGACGGTCGCGGCGTGGACGATGGCGCTGTGGCCGACCGTCGAGTACGGCGCGAGTTCGGCGTCCTCGTGGAGGACGGCGTTGTCCTGGACGTTCGCTCCCTCGCCGACGACGATCCGGCCGTGATCGCCCCGGATCGTGACGTTCGGCCAGACGCTCGCGTCTTCCTCGATGACGACGTCGCCGATGACGACCGCCGCGTCGTCGACGTACGCCGAGTCGGCGACCTGCGGTTCCGTCCCGTCGAACGATCGTAACATGGCTGTTCCTGTCTCGAGGACGCTCTTGAACCTGCCCATCCCGACTCGCACGCGCGCCGTCGTCGAGCGGTCTCGACGCGAGGGAAATCGGCTCGACCGACCGGCTCCGAGCGCGCAGCGCCGCAGGGTGGCCGATGCTGCCGACTCTCGGGATTCGTTCGGCTCGAGACCCAATACATTTTGGCAGTAGGGCTAATGCAGTTTCTCCCCAAGATGGAAACGGCGACACGCCATCGTCGCACCGACGGCCGCGTGTCGCCTGTCATCCCCCCGAACCTACCGCGGTTCGGTACTTCCCCCTTTCCGTTTCGTCCCCTCCCTTCCACCCATCCCGTCCGCTGGCGCTACTCGTCGGGCAACCGCTCGGAGAGCCGGTCGAATCGCTCCCGGGCGGACGCCCGACGCTCCCCTTCCGCGTCCGCCCGGTAGCTCGCCTCGAGCAGCGTTCCGTCCGTATCGACGCGAACCGCGAAGACGGCCCCCTCGTGACGGCCCTCGGCCGGCAGGGCGTCGACGCCGACGACGAGTTCGTCGACGACGGTCGCCCGTCCGGGTTCGGCTCCGTCCCCGGGTTCCTCGCCGGCCGCGTTCTCGGTCGCTCGGTCGTCGTCCCCGCCGTCCTCGAGCAACAGCACCGCTCGTTCCCCGTCGACGATCCGGTCGAGGACCCCGGTGTAGGGTTCGCTCATCGAGGGAGCGTACGGGCGGGAGCGCCATCAAACGAGGGTCGGACCTCGTTGGCGCGTGGGCGGTCGAGCCCATCCGGTGCGGCCGCGAGCGACGACTGTGCGGCCGCGAGCGACGACTGTGCGTCCGCCTTCCGCTCGAGCAGCGCCTCGGGAGCCGTCGGCCCCTCGCGTTCGGTCGCGACGTCGATCTCGTTTCCGTCGGTCGCGAGGACGACGGTCCCGTGGACGCCGGTCCAGTAGGTCTCGACGCCACGGTCGGCGAAGGCCGCCAGCACCTCGTCGTGGGGGTGGCCGTACCGCGAGTCGAGCGGGCTCGAGACGACGGCTACCTCGGGGGCGACTGCGTCGAGCAAGGGGGCGCTCGAGGAAGTCGAGGAGCCGTGGTGGCCCGCCTGATAGGCGTCGGCCGCGAGGTCGTCGCCGCGCGTTTCGACCAGTCGCCGTTCGGTCCGCTCGGCGATATCGCCGGTCGCCAGATAGGAGAAATCGCCGTACTCGAGGGCGAGGACGATGCCGTTGGCGTCGACGTCGCCGCTCGTCTCGTTCTCGGGCGGGTTCAAGACGGTCGCCGTGAGATCGTCGCTCTCGAGCGGGAGACGATCGCCCGCCGCGACTTCGTACAGCGTCACGTCGTGGGCCTCGATCGCGTCGAGATACGCGTCGTAGGTCGCGGTCGTGTGCGGGACGCCGGAGTCGTAGACCGCGCCGACGCCCTCGCCCTCTGTCTCGAGGGATTCGATGACGGCGGGGTGGCCGCCGATGTGATCCGCGTGGCCGTGAGTCGTGACCAGATGGTCGATCCGGTCGATGTCGCGGGCCTCGAGGTAGTCGATAACCGTCTCGCCGTCGTCGCGGTAGTCGCCGGTGTCTATCAGGATCGTCTCGTTCGACGGCGTGACCACGAGCGTCGAGTCGGCCTGCCCGACGTCGATGTGGTGGATCTCGAGGTCGCCGCTGCGTTCGACCGCGGCGGTTCCGTCGCCGTCGTCCGTGCCGAACCCGCCGCTACAACCGGCGAGGACGAGCAGCCCCGCGATCGCGACGACCGTGATGGTTCGCCCCATTCGTGTCCGTGACGGACGGCCTCGAGGGCAATGGGGGTTCGGACCCCTGCGATCGAGAAACTGCTCGGGCGGCTGACTCGAACGGAGAGTCGTCGACGGCCGCGAAACGGGGGCGATGGCCGCGGGACCGGACCGTCGGTGGCAGTCCTCAGAACGCGTCGCCCTCGAAGCTCGCCTCCGCGTGCAGCCCGTCTTTCAGCGCGTCGTGGACCTTGCAGAGTTCGAAGGCCCGCTCGAGGATCTCCTCGCCGGTGTCGTCGTCGACGTCGGCTTCCACCCGGATGTCGAAGGCGATCGACTCGAGTTTGTCGTCGTCGTTGAGGTCGCCGTCGATGTCGATCTCGATCCGACCGAGATCGTCGGCCCCGCGCTGCTGGCCGCCGACCCGCAGCGCCGGCACGTAACAGGAGCCGTAGGCCGCAAGCAGCGTCTCGAGCGTGTCGGGTGCCGCCTCGCCGTTGGCGTCGACGGTCGTCTCGAAGTCGCGGATCTCGTTGGTCGCGCTGTACCCCTCGTCGGAAACGGTGGTGACCTGCTTCGCCATGGCACTCGAGTCGTCCACGAGCGACGGCGTAAACGTTTGGTGGGGGTTCCGCGGCGGCCGAGATCCGCGGCGTCGGGCCTGCGCTTGCAGTGCGGTTCGCCTTGTCGGTTGCGGGCCAACGTCCGCGGACGAACGATGGGGACGCTCGACAGACGGTCGATCAACGGGCTCAGTATCCGCTCGACGCTGGTCGACAGTGCGATGGCGGTCCGGCGGGGGCGGCCGAAGAGCGCGCTCGTGCTCCTCGGCGCGGCCGCGCTCTCCGCTCGAGTCCCGGGTATCGGAACGGCCGCGTCGCTGTGTCTCCGGGTGATGCGGCGACTCCGTCGGTCGGGGTGAGCCGATGGTCGACGTCACCGGACACCTCGCGATGGCGCTGTTGTTCGCCGCGCCGGCGTGGCTCGTCTGGGGCCGCCGAGCAGCGCTCGCGTTCGCCGGCTTCACGCTGGTGACGGCCATGCTCCCGGACACCGATCTGGTCCTGCAGGGCGTCCTGCCGATCACCCATCACGGCGTGACCCATACCCTGCTGTTCGTGGCGCTGAGCAGCGTCCTCGCCGGGGCGGTCGCGGCCCGCTCTCTCACCGACTGGGTCAACGCCACCCGCTGGATCCGAAGCACCGATATCGGGAGCGAGACGGTCTTCGCGTTCGCGACGGGCGGACTGCTTACCGGCGGTATCAGCCACCTGTTCGCGGACGTCCTCTCCGCGCCGGACGTCGCGGCCCCGCTCTCGCCGTTCTGGCCGCTGTACCCGGAGCCGATCGTCGTCGACGTCATCTACTACGATTCGCCCGTCTGGAACGTCGGCCTGTTCGGCGTCGCCGTCGCCCTCCACCTGCTGCTCGTCTGGGACGACCGCTATCCGCTCGAGACGCGCTATCGGATCGGCGGTCGCGAGTCGTCTCACACGAGCGGCGACGACTGACGGCGCGGCCGGAAACGGACCCATAGTGCGACGGTTCGAACGAAAAAACGATCGTCGGTCGGACTCGAATCCCCTGTTCGAGGCGGCGATGCCAGCTCAGCCCTCGAGTTCGAACGGCTCGTCGGCCTCGAGCGCGTGGACCTCGGCGTCGGTCCCGGTGCCGCGGACCTCGCTGGCGAAGTCCTCGGGATCCTGTTCGATCGGCGGGAAGGTGTCGTAGTGCTGCGGGAAGGCGTGGTCGACGTCGAGCCAGTCGACGGCGACGGCGGCCTGCTGGGGCCCCATCGTGAAGTGGTCGCCGATCGGGACGATCGCCGCGTCGGGCTCGAGGTAGGGGCCGATGACGTCTTTCATCTCGCTCATCAGGCTGGTGTCGCCGGCGTTGTAGATCGTCGTCGAGTCCTCGTCGCTGACTTGCGTGGGCTTCGTGTCCGAGATGACGAAGCCGGCGGGCATGCCGCCGCTTTCGTCGTTTTCGGTCATGATCCCGTTGGTGTGGTCGGCGCGGGTCATGGTGACGTAGGCGTCGCCGCACTCGACGGTTCCCCCGAGGTTCATCCCCATGCCGCCGACGGCGTCATCGAAGCCGAACTCGTCTTCGCAGTAGGAGACGATCTCCGGCGTCGCGACCAGCGTCGCGTCGGAGAACTCGCCCGCGTGGGCGATGTGATCCGCGTGGCCGTGTGTCAACAGCACGTAATCCGGCGTATCGACATCCGCCGGCTCCAGATCCGTCTTCGGATTGTCGAAGAACGGATCGATCAGCAGCTCCGTCTCCCCCACGGTGACGTGCCACGTCGAGTGGCCGTGCCAGGTAAGTTCCATAGCATCCGATCAATTGGGGCGAATACAACTTAAAACTGGGCGAGGCGGACGATCCCTCGAGTCGACGGTCCGTGACCTCGCGGTCAACGGGTGTCTGGCCCACCGTCCCAGACCGTCGGCCCGCCGTCTCCGGGTGGACGATCACCACAATTTATACCTCCGCCCTCGCTACGCCAGCAAGCCGCAGGCGAACTGACACACCACGCATGCGGCGGTGGTCCTCGCGGCCGGCCCCGACCGGTCGCTGCGGGGGTCACTGGCTTTAGGCAGGCGTTGATCGACCCGCGATGCCGTGGCGTTTTTTAGCTCCGGTCCGTACGGCGACCATGCTCGCGCTCACGCTCGAGGAGTTCATGGTAGAGTTGAACGACGGTGCGATCAAGAACGTCGGGCCGAACAACAAGGCGGCGACGGCCAAGCTGTTCGACGTCGAGTCGGCCGAAGCGCGGGAGTTCGGCGACAAGCGCGTCAAGCTCGTCTTCGAGGACGAGGACGACAACGAGATCCAGATCTCGCTGTTCCCGGAGGACGTCCGGAAGTTAGTCGACGACATCGAGCGCCTCGAGGAGGAGTCGCCGGTTTTCGACTGAGATCGGGGTCACGAATGGGGTTCGGCTGGCGAACGCATTCCGACAACCGTTTTAGGGCGAAACTGCTTGGTCCGAGTAGATGGGTAACTGTATCATCTGCGGCACACCCGTTGACGGCGAGATCTGCGAGAGCCACGAGGAGGACGCCGTGTTCGAATTCCGCGGCACCGCTGCCTCACAGCTCACCCCCGGTCGGTACTACCGGGGTACCGTCGACGGCTACGCCGACTTCGGTGTCTTCGTCGACATCGGAGATCACGTCACCGGACT containing:
- a CDS encoding gamma carbonic anhydrase family protein; translation: MGRFKSVLETGTAMLRSFDGTEPQVADSAYVDDAAVVIGDVVIEEDASVWPNVTIRGDHGRIVVGEGANVQDNAVLHEDAELAPYSTVGHSAIVHAATVAERALVGMNAVVLDDAHVGEGSVVAAGSVVTEGTEIPESTLVAGTPAEPKTEIEDAHLQATADRYVELSSEHAATSERLD
- a CDS encoding DUF3006 domain-containing protein translates to MSEPYTGVLDRIVDGERAVLLLEDGGDDDRATENAAGEEPGDGAEPGRATVVDELVVGVDALPAEGRHEGAVFAVRVDTDGTLLEASYRADAEGERRASARERFDRLSERLPDE
- a CDS encoding ComEC/Rec2 family competence protein; the encoded protein is MGRTITVVAIAGLLVLAGCSGGFGTDDGDGTAAVERSGDLEIHHIDVGQADSTLVVTPSNETILIDTGDYRDDGETVIDYLEARDIDRIDHLVTTHGHADHIGGHPAVIESLETEGEGVGAVYDSGVPHTTATYDAYLDAIEAHDVTLYEVAAGDRLPLESDDLTATVLNPPENETSGDVDANGIVLALEYGDFSYLATGDIAERTERRLVETRGDDLAADAYQAGHHGSSTSSSAPLLDAVAPEVAVVSSPLDSRYGHPHDEVLAAFADRGVETYWTGVHGTVVLATDGNEIDVATEREGPTAPEALLERKADAQSSLAAAQSSLAAAPDGLDRPRANEVRPSFDGAPARTLPR
- a CDS encoding OsmC family protein, translating into MAKQVTTVSDEGYSATNEIRDFETTVDANGEAAPDTLETLLAAYGSCYVPALRVGGQQRGADDLGRIEIDIDGDLNDDDKLESIAFDIRVEADVDDDTGEEILERAFELCKVHDALKDGLHAEASFEGDAF
- a CDS encoding metal-dependent hydrolase, which codes for MVDVTGHLAMALLFAAPAWLVWGRRAALAFAGFTLVTAMLPDTDLVLQGVLPITHHGVTHTLLFVALSSVLAGAVAARSLTDWVNATRWIRSTDIGSETVFAFATGGLLTGGISHLFADVLSAPDVAAPLSPFWPLYPEPIVVDVIYYDSPVWNVGLFGVAVALHLLLVWDDRYPLETRYRIGGRESSHTSGDD
- a CDS encoding metal-dependent hydrolase; this encodes MELTWHGHSTWHVTVGETELLIDPFFDNPKTDLEPADVDTPDYVLLTHGHADHIAHAGEFSDATLVATPEIVSYCEDEFGFDDAVGGMGMNLGGTVECGDAYVTMTRADHTNGIMTENDESGGMPAGFVISDTKPTQVSDEDSTTIYNAGDTSLMSEMKDVIGPYLEPDAAIVPIGDHFTMGPQQAAVAVDWLDVDHAFPQHYDTFPPIEQDPEDFASEVRGTGTDAEVHALEADEPFELEG